DNA from Aggregatimonas sangjinii:
CTTCCGGCATCACCGGTCGTTAGCGTAAAACTAAGCCCCAACGGGTTGCCGTTTGCGTCTTCATCAGCATAAGTAACCTCCGTAATGGCGCCACCTGCCGTAAAAAAGAACTGGTGCTCTTCATCTTCCTCGGCCACTTCGACGGTAATATTATCCGCAGGGGTTTCCGTTTCGTTTAAAAGTGAAATACTCCCCGAATAAGTGGTATTGGCCTGTAAAGCACCTGAAACTGTAACTACCGGAGCGTCCGGACCGTCACCATCCAAATCTTGGGACTCTAGGCTTATCGCCCCGCCCGCACTTGCGGTTAGCGTTACGTTCATCGTGGTAATAACCTCTTCTTCATCTACGGCCTCGGGATCATCGTTGTCGTCGGAACAGGAAATACTTAAAAATGACGAGCCCATTAAAAGCATGAATAACACTAGTGATGGGCGGTAAAACAAATTGAAACTCTTTCTCATAATACTGAATTTTGGGTTAATAATTATAAATTAATCTTAGACTTATATTTCTTCCTAAATCGTCCACAAAATAGCGCTGGCGATTCAAGTATTCCCGATATTGGGTATTGAAGGCATTTGTAATCCGAAGCCCTACACTCAAATCATCGGTATGCTTTAAAGAGAATTTCGATGCGAAATCAGCGGATACCAGATGATAGGCAGGTGGGGGGGTATTGATATCGAGAACGACCTCTTCCTGTTGCTGTGGTGAAAACACCCGAATGTTGGGCGGAAATCTTTTCTGTTCAAAGACATATTGACTTTCAAAGGAAACACTCAAGTTTTTCCATTTAGGGTTCAGGTACGTAATACTATTCGTTAAATTGGCTGGAGGCATATTGATCAAGGGCATATCCATAGTTGTATCGGTGCCCTGCACAATTGAAAATTTGTGATCTGATCTTATTTTCGAAGTCCAATTTCGATACAACGAAACATCAACACCTAGGAGCTGTGCATCGGTCTGCCGATACGACCAGACCGGGAAGGCACCTCTTATGGTAAACTCTACTCCATTTGGCTCCAATAGGATAAAATCCCCAATGGAATTCAGGTAGGGCGCGAATGTGTAGCCCCATTTTAAGGTCTCGTACTCATAGGAAGCCGATAATTTTGAGGACGACTCGCTCTTTATCCGCAAATCGCCCAATTCTATTCTTGCCGCAGAATGGTGCAAACCATCACTGAAAAGCTCCGAAGGGTTGGGAGCACGTTGCGCAAACGCATAATTGAGTCGGATACGATGATTGTTCCCCAATTCATATTTGAATCCTGCGGTCGCGGAAACGTTATGATAATCGAAGACAGGGTTCGTCAAAAGCTGGGTACCGAGGTCTTCTATCACAAATTCCCCAAAATCGGTGTCGTAGTTTCGTTCTTCCCAGCGGGATACCCGATAGAATTTTTTGGCATCCATTCGATTGAAATCGTATCGAACGCCTCCCTCAAGAAACCAATCGGTACCAAGGCGCAGTTCGGAAACTGCAAAAATTCCAAAATCATAGCGGTCATAATCGGGAATCAATCGTTTTACTCCCGTGTCCGGATTGGCAAAATTCGATTGTATGCGCCCCAGGAGACCTATTTTGACGTCCAGTTCTTGTCGGGCATCCAACTGCATGTCTGTCGAAATGGTATGTGTGGTCAATTGCAAATCCAAGGCAGGTTTGTCGGCATCCTCACCGACCCGTACATCGTATTCGAACCTTCTGTTTTTTTGAAAATCGTATTGAAAGGTCGCTTTTCCCAATCCTTCGAAACGCCTGTAATAATTGAGCTTTGCCAAATGATGGGAAACTTCTTGATTGGGCCTGATGATGTCGTAGGTAAAATCGTTTACGACGTTGGGTTCCTTACTGTTTATCGCATCGATTAAATCATCTACATTACCGATGTGGGACGCTCGCAAAATACCGATATCCGCATTGAAATAGGAATAATAACCTTCCCAGCCCTGAATGAAGTCACGCTTGCCGATATTAAGGGAAATGCCGGTTTCCTGAATACCTGTGTTCGAGAGTAGGTAGTCGGGAGTTTCGAGGTCTCCCAAGCGTTTGAAAGAACCTTGACCTTTTAGGTAAAGTCCCGAATTGTAAGACTTGGTCAAGGTAGTCGTTATGTTTCCACCACGGCCATTTGAAAAAAGACTGATTTGAGTCTTTCCGAACAACGAGTCCGTTCGAACAATGGGTACGGGTTCTAGGACGATAACGCCTCCAATGGCATCCCCGCCGTACTCCAAGGCAGCGGCCCCTTTTATGACGCTTATTTTCTGATTGGCGTTCAAATCGACATTTGGGGCGTGTTCATCTCCCCATTCCATATCCTGCATGCGTACGTTGTTGTTCAGAACAAGTACGCGACTACCATTCAAACCCTGTATGACAGGCTTTACAATGTTTGCACCCGTGTTTAAGGAAGATACCCCTGTAATTTTTTTCAAGGCGTCTCCAAGACTATTTCCACTGTACTTTTCGATGTCCGCTACCGTAATGCTTTCTTCCTGTCCGGTTTTGGTGTTTTTCGCCAAATCGCCAACCACTTTTACTTCTTCCAATTCTTCTAGATGGTGTTCCAACCTTATTTTCTGATAGGTATCACCTTCGATTGTAACCGTTACAAATTGCGACTTACATTCCGGATGGGAGACCTCCAATTCGATAATCCCGTTACACAAATTCTCAAACCTAAACTTACCCGTCGCGTTCGATGTGGTGGTCGCCGTTTTGGAAATGATACTTATGGTCGCATTTTGCAAAGGGGTGTTGTCGTGAAAATCAACGATTTCACCTAACAGAATTTGAGCGCATTCCTGGCTCTGCAAATTGCTCGCCAGCAAAGCGAACAACAGGACTATAAAAAATCTCATGAATTGGTATTACGCTTGTTTATGCCAATAAATGAATCATTGGCAACCTCTTTTTCTGGGTACTTGAATCAACCAGTACAAGGAGGAGGCCTGCTAAAAGGCCGATAGCGCAAATGAAAGGAAGTGAAAGTAGGGATTTGACGTATAGGTGATTTC
Protein-coding regions in this window:
- a CDS encoding type 1 periplasmic binding fold superfamily protein; translation: MRKSFNLFYRPSLVLFMLLMGSSFLSISCSDDNDDPEAVDEEEVITTMNVTLTASAGGAISLESQDLDGDGPDAPVVTVSGALQANTTYSGSISLLNETETPADNITVEVAEEDEEHQFFFTAGGAITEVTYADEDANGNPLGLSFTLTTGDAGSGTLQITLRHEPKKPNDGTLADAGGATDIAQTFTVEVE
- a CDS encoding TonB-dependent receptor; this encodes MRFFIVLLFALLASNLQSQECAQILLGEIVDFHDNTPLQNATISIISKTATTTSNATGKFRFENLCNGIIELEVSHPECKSQFVTVTIEGDTYQKIRLEHHLEELEEVKVVGDLAKNTKTGQEESITVADIEKYSGNSLGDALKKITGVSSLNTGANIVKPVIQGLNGSRVLVLNNNVRMQDMEWGDEHAPNVDLNANQKISVIKGAAALEYGGDAIGGVIVLEPVPIVRTDSLFGKTQISLFSNGRGGNITTTLTKSYNSGLYLKGQGSFKRLGDLETPDYLLSNTGIQETGISLNIGKRDFIQGWEGYYSYFNADIGILRASHIGNVDDLIDAINSKEPNVVNDFTYDIIRPNQEVSHHLAKLNYYRRFEGLGKATFQYDFQKNRRFEYDVRVGEDADKPALDLQLTTHTISTDMQLDARQELDVKIGLLGRIQSNFANPDTGVKRLIPDYDRYDFGIFAVSELRLGTDWFLEGGVRYDFNRMDAKKFYRVSRWEERNYDTDFGEFVIEDLGTQLLTNPVFDYHNVSATAGFKYELGNNHRIRLNYAFAQRAPNPSELFSDGLHHSAARIELGDLRIKSESSSKLSASYEYETLKWGYTFAPYLNSIGDFILLEPNGVEFTIRGAFPVWSYRQTDAQLLGVDVSLYRNWTSKIRSDHKFSIVQGTDTTMDMPLINMPPANLTNSITYLNPKWKNLSVSFESQYVFEQKRFPPNIRVFSPQQQEEVVLDINTPPPAYHLVSADFASKFSLKHTDDLSVGLRITNAFNTQYREYLNRQRYFVDDLGRNISLRLIYNY